In one Hymenobacter sp. DG25B genomic region, the following are encoded:
- a CDS encoding RNA polymerase sigma factor — MTEAELIAACRQGSSRAQKQLYEQFAGMMLGVCIRYLRHRDDAEEVMLMGFVKVFRALEQYRHEGSFEGWIRRIMVNEALGQLRRKEPLHLAIDDLTHDVPATAAEADSQLNAEDLLALLAELPAGYRTVFNLYALEGYSHPEISELLGISEGTSKSQLSKARAMLQRRVAAANTVAAPHPSTKEYYATGRY, encoded by the coding sequence GTGACCGAGGCCGAATTGATAGCCGCCTGCCGCCAAGGCAGCAGCCGTGCCCAAAAACAGCTCTATGAGCAGTTTGCGGGTATGATGCTGGGCGTGTGCATCCGGTACCTGCGCCACCGCGACGACGCCGAGGAGGTAATGCTGATGGGCTTTGTGAAGGTGTTCCGGGCCCTGGAGCAGTATCGGCACGAGGGCAGCTTTGAGGGCTGGATTCGCCGGATTATGGTGAACGAAGCCCTGGGCCAGCTGCGCCGCAAGGAGCCCCTGCACCTGGCTATTGATGACCTGACCCACGACGTGCCCGCCACGGCCGCCGAGGCCGATAGCCAACTGAATGCCGAAGACCTGCTGGCTTTGCTGGCAGAGCTACCCGCCGGCTACCGCACTGTATTTAACCTGTATGCCCTGGAGGGCTACTCCCACCCCGAAATAAGCGAGCTGCTGGGTATTTCTGAGGGTACTTCCAAATCCCAGCTCAGCAAGGCCCGCGCCATGCTGCAGCGCCGCGTAGCCGCCGCCAATACGGTAGCGGCTCCTCACCCTTCAACGAAAGAATATTATGCAACCGGAAGATATTGA